Proteins from a genomic interval of Pseudobacteroides sp.:
- the asnB gene encoding asparagine synthase (glutamine-hydrolyzing) produces MCGINGFILNKSASVDQNINKINTMNSLITYRGPDSDGVYTDSDMALGMRRLAIIDLCTGRQPIFNEDETKVIVFNGEIYNFQGLRQELVARGHTFKTKSDTEVILHSYEEYGVDCLKKLNGMFAFAIYDIKERELFIARDRAGEKPLYYYKDQDRFVFASELKSIIKTFDIKKKIDKKALNQYFSLTYIPAPLTIFEGIFKLEAGSYMLYKNGSLTIEKYWNIDSREVEIIHNYDECKRRLREALFTSVEQKMISDVPLGAFLSGGIDSSIMVGIMSKLSERPVETFTIGFKLKEFDESDRAQIVSQKNNTNHHVHFLDYTHAIEELENILETFDEPFADSSSIPTYFVSKFAGEHVKVVLTGDAGDELFGGYSKYMVNYYTDMYNKVPRVLRKSFIEPLIYKMPDRSSISRKVRKVVESSEKDMFQKRRELMFLGFNGDRIAKLLKAENMDSKSYDIIEKSYNKNVEFDELTRTLYTDFKIVLEGDMLVKVDRMSMLNSIETRVPMLDKNVIELAFSMPSNFKISGRNQKYILKDTFKDLIPQEVLGKSKRGFAVPIGEWFKGPLKDMLLVLLSKEFILEQGIFEYEYIKKLLEDHFAERVNNAYPLWALFVFQKWYRKYYMHK; encoded by the coding sequence TCTTTAATGAAGACGAAACAAAGGTAATTGTATTCAACGGGGAAATATACAACTTTCAGGGGCTTAGGCAGGAGCTTGTTGCAAGGGGACATACATTTAAGACGAAAAGCGATACCGAGGTTATACTTCATTCATATGAGGAGTACGGGGTTGACTGTCTGAAAAAGCTAAATGGTATGTTTGCCTTTGCCATATATGATATTAAAGAAAGGGAACTTTTCATAGCCAGGGACAGGGCTGGTGAAAAGCCTCTTTACTACTATAAGGATCAGGACCGTTTTGTATTCGCGTCGGAGCTTAAAAGCATAATAAAAACCTTTGATATTAAGAAGAAAATAGACAAAAAAGCTCTGAATCAATACTTCTCTCTGACATACATTCCGGCACCCCTAACTATATTTGAGGGTATATTTAAGCTTGAAGCAGGAAGTTACATGCTGTATAAGAACGGAAGCTTAACGATTGAAAAGTACTGGAATATTGACAGCCGTGAAGTGGAAATTATTCATAACTATGATGAATGTAAAAGAAGGCTCAGAGAGGCCTTATTTACATCTGTTGAGCAAAAAATGATAAGTGATGTGCCCTTGGGAGCATTTTTAAGCGGTGGAATAGATTCAAGCATAATGGTGGGAATCATGTCAAAGCTTTCCGAAAGGCCCGTTGAAACATTCACCATAGGGTTTAAGCTTAAGGAGTTTGATGAGAGCGACAGGGCACAGATTGTATCACAAAAGAACAACACAAACCATCATGTGCACTTTTTAGATTATACCCATGCGATAGAAGAGTTGGAAAATATACTGGAAACCTTTGATGAGCCCTTTGCGGATTCGTCGTCCATTCCCACCTACTTTGTGTCAAAGTTTGCAGGTGAGCATGTAAAGGTGGTGCTGACAGGGGATGCAGGGGACGAGCTCTTCGGAGGATACAGCAAATATATGGTAAACTATTATACCGATATGTACAATAAAGTGCCAAGGGTATTAAGAAAGAGTTTTATTGAGCCATTGATATACAAAATGCCTGACAGGAGTTCTATTTCAAGGAAAGTTAGGAAAGTGGTTGAGAGCTCTGAAAAGGATATGTTCCAAAAACGCAGGGAGCTGATGTTTTTAGGCTTTAATGGGGACAGAATTGCAAAATTATTGAAGGCTGAAAACATGGATTCCAAATCATATGATATAATTGAAAAGTCATACAACAAAAACGTTGAATTTGACGAACTCACAAGAACCCTTTATACCGATTTCAAGATTGTACTTGAGGGGGATATGCTTGTAAAGGTTGACAGAATGAGCATGCTAAATTCTATTGAAACCAGGGTTCCCATGCTTGACAAAAATGTTATCGAGCTGGCTTTCAGCATGCCGTCAAACTTTAAGATATCGGGAAGGAATCAAAAGTATATTCTTAAGGACACCTTTAAGGATTTGATTCCTCAGGAGGTGCTGGGTAAGTCAAAGAGGGGATTTGCCGTACCTATAGGAGAATGGTTTAAAGGGCCTCTGAAAGATATGCTTTTAGTGCTCCTTTCAAAGGAGTTTATCTTGGAGCAGGGCATATTTGAATATGAATATATTAAAAAACTTCTCGAAGATCACTTTGCTGAAAGAGTAAATAATGCTTATCCGCTATGGGCATTGTTTGTTTTCCAGAAATGGTACCGAAAGTATTATATGCATAAATGA
- a CDS encoding glycosyltransferase family 4 protein, whose protein sequence is MDKRLKMLQICAVGFTVEKLLIPLIEEMSKDYDVTTVCTRDDISDKLKTKGYKIYNINIDRKISPVSNLRTVWQLYKYMKAEKFHIVHVHTPVAGILGRIAAKLARVPIVIYTAHGFYFHDNMGAVKKNIFIGVEKLGGWLSDFIFTQSSEDCKAAIEKKIIDKSKILTIGNGVDLGRFEPSRFEDGTVKESLKRELGIKRDDLVVTILGRVVREKGYMEWVQAAKEITDRFDNVKFLAIGGTLESDRDGIKADLDSFISENKLQGKVIFTGSRSDIPELLAITDIFTLPSYREGMPRSLIEAMCMCKPAVATNIRGCREEVDEGDTGFLVPVADHKLLADKIIYLVENPDERTRMGINARKKALEEFDERKVLIRQREIFQKLVNKCIN, encoded by the coding sequence ATGGATAAAAGGCTTAAAATGCTTCAGATCTGTGCGGTGGGGTTTACGGTTGAAAAACTGCTTATACCCTTGATTGAAGAGATGAGCAAGGATTATGATGTGACAACGGTTTGTACAAGAGATGATATTTCGGATAAGCTCAAGACTAAAGGGTATAAAATATATAATATAAATATTGATCGAAAGATAAGTCCTGTAAGTAATTTAAGGACTGTGTGGCAGCTTTATAAATATATGAAGGCAGAGAAATTCCACATAGTTCATGTACACACACCCGTAGCAGGCATCTTGGGAAGAATAGCTGCCAAGCTGGCAAGGGTTCCGATAGTCATATATACGGCCCATGGATTTTACTTTCATGACAATATGGGAGCAGTCAAGAAAAATATTTTTATCGGTGTAGAAAAGCTTGGAGGGTGGCTTTCGGATTTTATATTCACCCAGAGCAGCGAGGATTGCAAGGCTGCCATTGAAAAGAAGATCATTGATAAATCAAAGATTCTCACAATAGGCAACGGTGTTGATCTTGGAAGATTTGAACCGTCCCGATTTGAAGACGGTACAGTAAAAGAAAGCTTAAAAAGAGAGCTTGGTATTAAGAGAGATGACCTGGTCGTTACCATACTTGGAAGAGTGGTCAGGGAAAAGGGTTATATGGAGTGGGTGCAAGCAGCAAAAGAGATTACCGATAGGTTTGATAATGTTAAGTTCCTTGCAATCGGAGGCACGCTTGAATCGGACAGGGATGGAATCAAGGCTGATCTTGACAGCTTTATAAGTGAAAACAAGCTGCAGGGCAAGGTTATATTTACAGGCTCAAGATCAGATATACCGGAACTTCTTGCTATTACCGACATATTTACACTTCCTTCTTACAGGGAGGGAATGCCTAGATCCCTTATAGAGGCCATGTGTATGTGCAAGCCGGCGGTGGCTACCAATATTAGGGGCTGCAGGGAAGAGGTTGACGAAGGGGATACCGGCTTTTTAGTTCCTGTGGCTGATCACAAACTGCTTGCAGACAAAATAATATATTTGGTTGAAAACCCGGACGAGAGGACAAGGATGGGAATAAATGCAAGGAAGAAAGCCTTGGAAGAGTTTGATGAAAGAAAGGTCCTTATCCGTCAGCGGGAAATATTTCAAAAGCTTGTGAATAAGTGTATTAATTAA
- a CDS encoding sugar transferase yields the protein MKRIFDLLFSIVVIVLLSPVLLALVILVKLTSKGPVIFSQRRIGKDKKEFNIYKFRSMYIDTPKDVPTHLLDKPDAFITPVGKILRKTSLDELPQLINIFKGEMSFVGPRPALYNQYDLIEMRDIAGANSVRPGITGWAQINGRDELPIPVKVEYDKYYVENMSFFLDVKIVLKTFTNVILSKGVVEGKQEIQEKEHIKV from the coding sequence ATGAAGAGGATTTTTGATTTGTTATTTTCAATAGTGGTTATTGTATTGCTGTCACCGGTGCTATTGGCTTTAGTTATACTGGTAAAGCTTACTTCAAAAGGTCCTGTTATATTCAGTCAGCGTCGCATAGGTAAGGACAAAAAGGAGTTTAATATATATAAATTCAGAAGTATGTATATTGATACGCCAAAGGATGTTCCTACTCATCTTTTGGATAAGCCTGATGCGTTTATTACACCTGTGGGTAAAATTTTAAGAAAAACCAGCCTTGATGAGCTTCCCCAGCTCATTAACATATTTAAGGGTGAGATGAGCTTTGTGGGACCTAGGCCTGCTCTATACAACCAGTATGATCTTATAGAGATGAGGGACATTGCAGGTGCAAACAGTGTAAGGCCGGGAATTACAGGTTGGGCACAGATTAATGGAAGAGACGAGCTTCCTATTCCTGTTAAGGTGGAATATGACAAGTATTATGTTGAGAATATGTCGTTCTTCCTTGATGTGAAAATTGTATTAAAAACATTTACGAACGTCATATTGTCAAAAGGTGT